In Streptomyces capitiformicae, one genomic interval encodes:
- the rfbB gene encoding dTDP-glucose 4,6-dehydratase codes for MTTTRILVTGGAGFIGSHYVRTLLGPDGPPDVSVTVLDKLTYAGNPANLDEVRDADGFAFVRGDICDPELVGKLVSEHDQVVHFAAESHVDRSILDADAFIRTNVLGTQTLLDAVLRHGLGTFVHISSDEVYGSIGRGSWPETDPLMPNSPYAASKASSDLLALAHHRTHGLDIRVTRCSNNYGHHQFPEKVIPLFITNLLDGRPVPLYGDGLNVRDWIHIDDHVRAIELVRTGGRPGEVYNIGGGNELSNRELTGLLLRECGAGWDMVTFVEDRKGHDRRYSVDFTKIRRELGYAPRKELATGLAETVDWYRTHRSWWEPLRRRAERWAS; via the coding sequence GTGTCGGTCACCGTGCTCGACAAACTCACCTACGCGGGCAACCCCGCGAACCTGGACGAGGTCCGTGACGCGGACGGCTTCGCCTTCGTACGAGGAGACATCTGCGATCCGGAACTCGTCGGCAAGCTGGTCTCCGAGCACGACCAGGTGGTGCACTTCGCCGCGGAGTCGCACGTCGACCGGTCCATCCTCGACGCCGACGCGTTCATCCGCACGAACGTGCTCGGTACCCAGACCCTGCTGGACGCAGTCCTGCGCCACGGCCTCGGCACCTTCGTCCACATCTCCTCCGACGAGGTATACGGCTCGATCGGCCGGGGCTCCTGGCCGGAGACCGACCCGCTGATGCCCAACTCGCCCTACGCCGCGTCCAAGGCCTCGTCCGACCTCCTCGCGCTGGCCCACCACCGCACCCACGGCCTCGACATACGCGTCACCCGGTGCTCGAACAACTACGGCCACCACCAGTTCCCCGAGAAGGTCATCCCCCTCTTCATCACGAATCTGCTGGACGGCAGGCCGGTACCGCTCTACGGCGACGGCCTGAACGTCCGCGACTGGATCCACATCGACGACCATGTGCGGGCCATCGAGCTCGTCCGTACCGGCGGCCGCCCCGGCGAGGTCTACAACATCGGCGGCGGCAACGAACTGTCCAACCGGGAACTGACCGGCCTGCTCCTGCGCGAGTGCGGCGCCGGCTGGGACATGGTCACGTTCGTCGAGGACCGCAAGGGTCACGATCGCCGCTACTCGGTCGACTTCACGAAGATCCGTCGGGAGCTCGGCTACGCACCGCGGAAGGAACTGGCCACGGGGCTCGCGGAGACCGTCGACTGGTATCGCACGCACCGCTCGTGGTGGGAGCCGCTGCGCCGGCGGGCCGAAAGGTGGGCGTCATGA
- the rfbD gene encoding dTDP-4-dehydrorhamnose reductase produces MTCEWFVTGADGMLGRELVSRLKARKADTVAVGHHRLDITDGDAVRAALDQYRPAVVANCAAWTDVDAAESHEAEALDVNGHGPAHLAEACRVHGTILLHISTDYVFSGDSDRPYWETDTPAPRTAYGRTKLVGERAVLSALPETGHVVRTAWLYGAGGGNFVQAVIRLEAAQDALYVVDDQRGQPTWTGDVADRLILLGNCARADTAPPGVYHATNSGQATWNRLAREVLRLLGADPARVHPVSSAALPRPAPRPAYSVLGHSRWSDAGLPTLRHWCYALVEAFPELRDAERRRWARHAA; encoded by the coding sequence ATGACCTGCGAGTGGTTCGTCACCGGAGCGGACGGCATGCTGGGCCGGGAACTCGTCTCCCGCCTGAAGGCCCGCAAGGCGGACACCGTCGCCGTCGGCCACCACCGGCTGGACATCACCGACGGCGACGCGGTGCGCGCGGCCCTGGACCAGTACCGGCCCGCGGTCGTGGCGAACTGCGCCGCGTGGACGGACGTGGACGCGGCGGAGTCCCACGAGGCGGAGGCGCTCGACGTGAACGGTCACGGCCCGGCCCATCTCGCCGAGGCCTGCCGTGTCCACGGCACGATCCTGCTCCACATCTCCACCGACTACGTGTTCTCCGGTGACAGCGACAGGCCGTACTGGGAGACGGACACCCCGGCCCCGCGCACCGCGTACGGGCGGACCAAGCTCGTCGGGGAACGGGCTGTCCTGTCGGCTCTTCCCGAGACCGGCCACGTGGTCCGTACGGCTTGGCTGTACGGGGCGGGAGGCGGAAACTTCGTCCAGGCCGTGATCAGGCTGGAAGCGGCCCAGGACGCCCTCTACGTCGTCGACGACCAGCGTGGGCAGCCCACGTGGACCGGGGACGTCGCCGACCGGTTGATCCTGCTGGGGAACTGCGCGCGGGCGGATACCGCGCCGCCCGGCGTGTACCACGCGACCAACAGCGGTCAGGCGACCTGGAACCGCCTTGCGCGTGAGGTGCTCCGGTTGCTGGGCGCGGACCCGGCAAGGGTGCACCCCGTCTCCAGCGCCGCCCTGCCGCGTCCCGCGCCTCGCCCCGCGTACAGCGTTCTCGGTCACAGCCGCTGGTCGGATGCCGGGCTGCCGACGCTGCGCCACTGGTGCTATGCCCTGGTGGAGGCGTTCCCCGAGCTACGGGACGCCGAACGCAGACGGTGGGCACGGCACGCCGCGTAG
- the rfbC gene encoding dTDP-4-dehydrorhamnose 3,5-epimerase, translating to MRPLSIDGAWVHEPQVFADHRGSFFEWFDGDAFHEAVGADLRLAQANCSVSRRGVVRGIHYADVPPGQAKYVTCVRGAVLDVVADIRTGSPTFGQWDAVRLDDDSHRCVFLSEGLGHAFMALTAESTVVYLCSEGYAPRREHGIHPLDASLGIDWPVDRPPLLSDKDAAAPTLIEAERGGLLPSYAACRAHRLRSASRSSGNASTRA from the coding sequence ATGAGGCCGCTGAGCATCGACGGAGCATGGGTTCACGAGCCCCAGGTCTTCGCCGACCACCGGGGCTCCTTTTTCGAGTGGTTCGACGGCGATGCCTTCCACGAGGCCGTCGGTGCGGATCTCCGGCTCGCCCAGGCCAACTGCTCCGTGTCGCGGCGCGGTGTCGTACGCGGCATCCACTACGCCGACGTGCCACCGGGCCAGGCCAAGTACGTGACGTGCGTCCGCGGTGCCGTCCTCGATGTCGTGGCCGACATCCGCACCGGCTCGCCCACCTTCGGACAGTGGGACGCGGTACGGCTCGACGACGACAGTCACCGCTGTGTCTTCCTCTCCGAGGGCCTCGGTCACGCCTTCATGGCGCTCACCGCCGAGAGCACCGTCGTCTACCTCTGCTCCGAGGGGTACGCGCCGCGGCGCGAGCACGGCATCCATCCGCTGGACGCGTCGCTCGGCATCGACTGGCCCGTGGACCGGCCCCCGCTGCTGTCCGACAAGGACGCCGCCGCGCCCACGCTCATCGAGGCCGAGCGCGGTGGGCTGCTGCCCTCCTACGCGGCGTGCCGTGCCCACCGTCTGCGTTCGGCGTCCCGTAGCTCGGGGAACGCCTCCACCAGGGCATAG
- a CDS encoding glycoside hydrolase family 15 protein, whose product MSTPIEDYALISDLETAAMVGRNGSIDWLCLPRFDSPACLAALLGTEDNGFWRVSPVARGPCTRRAYRPDTLVLESRWDSVTGSVRVTDFMPPRAQLPCIVRVVEGLSGSVTMRSELRLRFHQGRVVPWIRVTDRCTVAIAGPDAVWLNADAPVRALDSQDGADPAVRDSTVLDFTVPAGRRLALTLVWSPSHLPELPAPLCVPAETALKQTGDFWRRWAGQCRYEGPWRDAVVRSLITLKALTYAPTGGIVAAPTTSLPGCIGGERNWDHRFCWLRDSTLTLSCLLRSGYRDEATAWLDWLVRAIAGDPADLQTVYGVGGQRLLPETEAPWLTGYEGSRPVRFGNSAVSQFQLDVYGEVLDTLHLSLRAGIRMPAHVWSLVEAMMGHLHRHWREPDQGLWQVRGPQRQFVHSKVMAWVAADRALRMGVLLGRNGSSGEWRAMRDEVHRQVCREGWDVEQRSFVQSYGSSALDAAALLIPRLGFLPAWDERVRGTVRAMRELDHGGFVRRYAPDNQGAHNSQGGHSVDGMHGTEGAFVACSLWYADALAATGHVERARKAFERVLAIRNDVGLLSEQWDPDAGRQLGNAPQAFSHIALVETAFALSSAPSRSPRGPQASGRR is encoded by the coding sequence ATGAGTACACCCATTGAGGATTACGCCCTCATCAGTGACCTCGAAACCGCCGCCATGGTCGGCAGGAACGGGTCCATCGACTGGTTGTGCCTGCCCCGATTCGATTCGCCCGCCTGTCTGGCCGCTCTGCTGGGCACGGAGGACAACGGATTCTGGCGGGTCTCTCCCGTCGCCCGCGGTCCCTGTACGCGCCGGGCGTACCGCCCGGACACGCTGGTACTGGAATCGCGGTGGGACTCCGTAACCGGGTCGGTGCGGGTCACGGATTTCATGCCGCCCCGTGCTCAGCTGCCGTGCATCGTCCGCGTGGTCGAAGGACTCTCTGGTTCCGTGACCATGCGCAGTGAACTGCGGCTGCGCTTCCACCAGGGCCGCGTCGTGCCGTGGATCCGAGTCACCGACCGCTGCACCGTCGCCATCGCCGGGCCGGACGCCGTCTGGCTGAACGCCGACGCTCCGGTGCGAGCACTCGACAGTCAAGACGGTGCGGACCCCGCGGTCCGCGACTCGACGGTCCTCGACTTCACCGTCCCGGCCGGCCGACGGCTGGCCCTGACCCTGGTGTGGTCGCCGTCGCATCTGCCTGAGCTGCCCGCACCGCTGTGCGTCCCGGCGGAGACGGCTCTGAAGCAGACCGGCGACTTCTGGCGGCGCTGGGCCGGCCAGTGCCGCTATGAGGGGCCATGGCGGGATGCCGTGGTGCGCTCCCTGATCACGCTGAAGGCGCTCACCTACGCACCCACAGGAGGCATCGTCGCGGCGCCGACGACCTCGCTCCCCGGATGCATCGGCGGCGAACGCAACTGGGACCACCGGTTCTGCTGGCTGCGCGATTCCACCCTGACCCTGTCCTGCCTGCTGCGCAGCGGCTACCGGGACGAGGCGACGGCATGGCTGGACTGGCTGGTGCGGGCCATCGCGGGAGACCCCGCCGATCTGCAGACCGTGTACGGCGTCGGAGGCCAGCGGCTCCTGCCGGAGACCGAGGCGCCATGGCTCACCGGCTACGAGGGGTCGCGGCCGGTCCGGTTCGGGAACTCCGCGGTGAGCCAGTTCCAGCTGGACGTGTACGGCGAAGTCCTGGACACGCTCCACCTGTCGCTGCGGGCGGGCATCCGCATGCCGGCGCACGTGTGGAGTCTGGTGGAGGCGATGATGGGCCACCTCCACCGGCACTGGCGTGAGCCGGATCAGGGGCTGTGGCAGGTCCGCGGGCCGCAGCGCCAGTTCGTGCATTCCAAGGTGATGGCGTGGGTGGCCGCCGACCGCGCCCTGCGGATGGGGGTGCTGCTCGGCAGGAACGGGTCATCGGGCGAGTGGCGGGCCATGCGGGACGAGGTGCACCGGCAGGTGTGCCGGGAAGGGTGGGACGTGGAGCAGCGGTCCTTCGTGCAGTCCTACGGCTCGTCGGCCCTTGACGCCGCGGCGCTGCTGATTCCCCGGCTCGGCTTCCTGCCGGCCTGGGACGAAAGAGTGCGCGGTACCGTCCGCGCGATGCGGGAGCTGGACCATGGCGGGTTTGTGCGGCGGTACGCGCCCGACAATCAAGGAGCGCACAACAGCCAGGGCGGGCACAGCGTGGACGGCATGCATGGTACTGAAGGCGCGTTCGTGGCGTGCTCCCTGTGGTACGCCGACGCCCTCGCCGCGACCGGCCATGTGGAACGGGCCCGGAAGGCCTTTGAAAGAGTTCTCGCCATCCGTAACGACGTCGGTCTGCTCTCGGAGCAGTGGGATCCGGACGCAGGCCGTCAACTGGGCAACGCGCCGCAGGCGTTCAGCCACATAGCTCTGGTGGAGACGGCGTTCGCCCTGTCATCGGCACCATCCCGGAGTCCCCGTGGTCCGCAGGCGTCGGGTCGGCGTTGA
- a CDS encoding aminotransferase class I/II-fold pyridoxal phosphate-dependent enzyme → MAVYLALVGAATSLYITAPETRAPLSAAIGLGGAAAILTGAHMHRPAHRWPWWVLATGLSALAAGGTHYNARAGYFHVSHPFLSPADAFCLAAYPLMAAGLFGLVRYRWVDRDLPSLLDTLIITAGLTLPVWVYLVQPLARLEGLTWQQRAISIAYPLGDVLVLAMLARLLAHTPVSGGNRAVQLLVLATVTLLGFDIAYGIVQLNGAWQADTLLDSGRIVCCTAWGLAALHPSMAALTASVSQPQSRRPPWPRLVLLAAATLIAPGILLYEGQLGTAPDTTVFAVFSSALFLLVIFRLAGMIVAHRKAVARELALHMATASLVAAERPQEIAQACHTAVTALFGPKVRHGSMLLSAKHAQDLYALQARSRDGPGDGPVTDTGGAPEAGAAGAAPHHTLMVPVTVLGPRMATELGDLPTALVCPMTQPDRPAGCELPGALLAAGPERQLTEMRGSLEILASHAGLATERIGLRQEITRKESEAYFRTLVRNASDVILIVDDDTTVRYASPSAEAVFGSAQLIGRALQELVDPRDRYRATRMLAAMRKNGRQEAHDHWWVLRDRGRIEVEVRCRDLRHDKTVNGLVITLRDVTEQRQLEHELTQRAFHDALTGLPNRTLLLERTERAMLRGRRESTLTCLLFIDLDDFKIVNDTLGHSVGDRLLGAVGERLSETLRRTDTAARLGGDEFAVLMEDAKKPLDAELLAAQVIQTLNRPFQLSDDSVSVSASVGVATAMDSADAEELLAHADLALYAAKAAGKRQWRHFQHQFHVRMVERHDLQAHLDHAIAEEEFALRYQPVVDITVGEVVGFEALARWAHTRRGLVPPQQFISLAEETGHITLLGAWVLQNAASDIARLQHQSQRSAPLYLSVNVSGRQFRDAGFLDEVGKALDTPGLAPGSLQLELTESVLMQRDDQFDALIRALKNLGVRIAVDDFGTGLSSLRHLREFPIDVLKIDKTFIDDITRDPRQVALVEGIVHLADTLGLQVIAEGIEEPAQRELLAGIGCRFGQGYLFARPMTVEQSEVVLRQRNGDQPPPRDGGTAARGPIGMWPSAAPGRARSGRGEPDTDDETAADKEHQEHQEHQEHQEHQERTTTREPTSAEPLRTRRDPRWGDLEHLRQTSPMSDAVLDEVHGRHIRSGDHWLIDFASCNYLGFDWGPEIIGAIEPTVRRWGTHPSWSRLLGSPRLYPEIEEQLTGLLGAPDTLLLPTATLIHASVIPVLTGQGYVFVEATAHRTVHDGCVTAQANGATLQRFHADRPDQLDDMLRAVPSGKSRLVCLDGVDNMSGNIPDLPELVGVCRDRDATLYIDDTHGFGVIGERRADELCPYGSRGNGVVRHMGETYDGIVLVGGFSRAYSSMLAFIALPSWLKNHLKIAAAPYLYSGPSPTASLATTLAGLEVNDRRGDAIRADLHRKTVRVLDHVHGLGLDTPSVHGLPIIEIPLVNASELGAVARFLWDHGIYVTLAAYPLVPHDRVGFRIQITALNSDEDIDRLNETLTALSERFALRHRS, encoded by the coding sequence ATGGCCGTGTACCTCGCGTTGGTCGGGGCCGCCACCAGCCTGTACATCACCGCCCCGGAAACACGCGCGCCGCTCTCGGCCGCGATCGGGCTGGGTGGTGCCGCCGCCATCCTCACCGGAGCGCACATGCACCGGCCCGCGCACCGCTGGCCCTGGTGGGTACTGGCCACCGGCCTGTCGGCCTTAGCCGCGGGCGGTACCCACTACAACGCGCGCGCGGGGTATTTCCACGTATCCCATCCGTTCCTCTCTCCCGCGGACGCGTTCTGCCTCGCCGCGTACCCGCTCATGGCGGCGGGGCTGTTCGGTCTTGTCCGGTACCGCTGGGTGGACCGTGACCTGCCCAGCCTGCTGGACACGCTGATCATCACCGCCGGACTCACCCTGCCGGTCTGGGTCTATCTGGTGCAGCCCCTCGCGCGGCTGGAGGGCCTGACCTGGCAGCAGCGCGCGATCAGCATCGCCTACCCGCTCGGCGACGTGCTGGTGCTGGCGATGCTGGCCCGGCTGCTCGCCCACACCCCCGTCTCCGGCGGCAACCGCGCCGTACAGCTGCTCGTCCTCGCCACCGTCACGCTGCTCGGTTTCGACATCGCTTACGGGATCGTCCAGCTCAACGGGGCATGGCAGGCCGACACGCTGCTGGACTCCGGCCGCATCGTCTGCTGCACGGCCTGGGGGCTGGCGGCGCTGCACCCCTCCATGGCGGCGCTCACCGCGTCCGTGTCCCAGCCGCAATCCCGGCGCCCGCCGTGGCCACGGCTCGTGCTGCTCGCTGCCGCCACCCTGATCGCGCCCGGGATCCTGCTCTACGAGGGGCAGCTGGGCACCGCCCCCGATACGACGGTGTTCGCCGTCTTCTCCAGTGCCCTGTTCCTGTTGGTGATCTTCCGTCTCGCGGGCATGATCGTGGCCCACCGTAAGGCCGTGGCGCGTGAACTGGCGCTGCACATGGCGACCGCTTCACTGGTGGCGGCGGAAAGACCGCAGGAGATCGCGCAGGCCTGCCATACGGCGGTGACCGCACTGTTCGGTCCGAAAGTCCGGCACGGGTCCATGCTGCTGTCGGCCAAGCATGCCCAGGACCTGTACGCGCTTCAGGCCCGGTCCCGTGACGGACCCGGCGACGGGCCCGTCACGGACACCGGTGGAGCCCCCGAGGCGGGGGCGGCCGGCGCCGCCCCCCACCACACGCTCATGGTCCCCGTCACGGTGCTCGGGCCGCGCATGGCCACCGAACTCGGAGATCTGCCGACTGCCCTGGTATGCCCTATGACCCAGCCCGACCGTCCGGCCGGCTGCGAGCTTCCGGGCGCGCTGCTGGCGGCGGGGCCCGAGCGGCAACTCACCGAGATGCGCGGCTCATTGGAGATCCTGGCCTCACACGCGGGGCTGGCGACGGAACGCATCGGGCTCCGGCAGGAGATCACCCGGAAGGAGAGCGAGGCGTACTTCCGCACACTGGTGCGCAACGCCTCGGACGTCATCCTCATCGTCGACGACGACACCACCGTCCGATACGCCAGTCCCTCCGCGGAAGCCGTGTTCGGCAGCGCCCAGCTGATCGGTAGGGCGCTGCAGGAACTGGTGGATCCCCGGGATCGCTACCGGGCGACCCGGATGCTGGCGGCCATGCGGAAGAACGGGCGGCAGGAGGCCCACGACCACTGGTGGGTTCTACGGGACCGCGGTCGCATCGAAGTCGAGGTGCGGTGCCGCGACCTGCGGCACGACAAGACTGTCAACGGACTTGTCATCACCCTGCGGGACGTGACCGAACAGCGGCAACTGGAGCACGAGCTCACTCAGCGGGCCTTTCACGATGCGCTGACCGGCCTGCCCAACCGGACGCTGCTGCTGGAACGGACCGAGCGCGCGATGCTGCGCGGCCGCCGGGAGTCGACTCTCACCTGTCTGCTCTTCATCGACCTGGACGACTTCAAGATCGTCAACGATACCCTGGGCCACTCGGTCGGCGACCGGCTCCTCGGCGCCGTGGGAGAGCGCCTGTCGGAGACGCTGCGCCGCACCGATACCGCGGCGCGACTGGGCGGTGACGAGTTCGCGGTGCTGATGGAGGACGCGAAGAAGCCTCTCGATGCCGAGTTGCTGGCCGCCCAGGTGATACAGACCCTCAATCGGCCCTTCCAGCTGTCCGACGATTCGGTGAGCGTCTCCGCCAGCGTGGGCGTGGCCACGGCGATGGACAGCGCGGACGCCGAGGAGCTGCTGGCCCACGCCGATCTCGCCCTGTACGCGGCCAAGGCCGCCGGGAAGCGCCAGTGGCGCCACTTCCAGCACCAGTTCCATGTCCGCATGGTGGAGCGGCACGACCTGCAGGCGCACCTGGACCACGCCATCGCCGAGGAGGAGTTCGCCCTGCGATACCAGCCGGTCGTGGACATCACCGTGGGCGAGGTCGTCGGTTTTGAGGCACTGGCCCGCTGGGCGCACACCCGACGCGGTCTGGTCCCCCCGCAGCAGTTCATCTCCCTCGCCGAGGAGACCGGACACATCACGCTGCTGGGCGCCTGGGTCCTGCAGAACGCCGCGTCCGACATCGCCCGCCTGCAGCACCAGAGCCAGCGGTCGGCACCGCTGTACCTCAGCGTCAACGTGTCCGGCCGCCAGTTCCGGGACGCGGGCTTTCTCGACGAGGTGGGCAAGGCGCTCGACACCCCGGGCCTGGCTCCGGGCTCGCTGCAGCTGGAGCTCACCGAGTCGGTGCTCATGCAGCGGGACGACCAGTTCGACGCGCTCATACGGGCACTGAAGAATCTCGGCGTACGCATCGCCGTCGACGACTTCGGCACCGGACTCTCCTCGCTGCGCCATCTCCGGGAATTCCCCATCGACGTACTGAAGATCGACAAGACGTTCATCGACGACATCACGCGGGACCCCCGACAGGTCGCGCTCGTCGAGGGAATCGTCCACCTCGCCGACACGCTCGGCCTTCAGGTGATCGCCGAGGGAATCGAGGAGCCGGCCCAGCGCGAGCTGCTGGCCGGTATCGGCTGCCGGTTCGGGCAGGGATATCTGTTCGCACGGCCGATGACGGTGGAGCAGAGCGAGGTCGTCCTGCGACAGCGCAACGGAGACCAGCCACCGCCGCGGGACGGCGGCACGGCGGCACGGGGGCCCATCGGCATGTGGCCGAGCGCGGCACCGGGCCGAGCCCGGTCCGGCAGAGGCGAGCCGGACACAGACGACGAGACGGCCGCGGACAAGGAGCACCAGGAGCACCAGGAGCACCAGGAGCACCAGGAGCACCAGGAGCGCACAACCACGCGCGAACCCACCTCCGCCGAACCCCTACGGACACGGCGTGATCCACGCTGGGGCGACCTCGAGCACCTGCGGCAGACGAGTCCCATGAGCGACGCGGTCCTGGACGAAGTGCACGGCCGCCACATCCGCAGCGGAGATCACTGGCTGATCGACTTCGCCTCCTGCAACTACCTGGGCTTCGACTGGGGCCCCGAGATCATCGGCGCGATCGAGCCCACCGTCCGGCGCTGGGGAACACACCCCAGCTGGTCCCGGCTGCTCGGCAGCCCACGGCTCTACCCCGAGATCGAGGAGCAGCTCACGGGGCTGCTCGGAGCGCCGGACACGCTGCTCCTGCCGACCGCCACCTTGATCCACGCCTCGGTGATCCCCGTTCTCACCGGCCAGGGATACGTTTTCGTCGAGGCCACGGCGCACCGGACCGTGCATGACGGATGCGTGACGGCCCAGGCCAACGGCGCGACGTTGCAGCGTTTCCACGCCGACCGGCCCGATCAGCTCGACGATATGCTGCGCGCCGTACCGTCCGGCAAGTCCCGGCTCGTCTGCCTGGACGGCGTCGACAACATGAGCGGGAACATCCCCGACCTGCCCGAACTGGTCGGCGTCTGCCGGGACCGGGACGCGACGCTGTACATAGACGACACGCACGGTTTCGGCGTCATCGGCGAGCGGAGGGCGGACGAGCTGTGCCCGTACGGATCCCGCGGCAACGGCGTGGTCCGGCACATGGGCGAGACCTACGACGGCATCGTGCTCGTCGGCGGCTTCTCCAGGGCGTACTCCTCGATGCTGGCCTTCATCGCACTGCCCTCCTGGCTCAAGAACCACCTGAAGATCGCCGCGGCCCCCTATCTGTACTCCGGCCCCTCGCCGACTGCCTCCCTCGCCACGACGCTCGCCGGTCTGGAGGTCAACGACCGCCGTGGGGACGCGATCCGCGCCGATCTGCACCGCAAGACCGTACGGGTGCTCGATCACGTCCATGGCCTCGGCCTGGACACGCCGAGTGTCCATGGGCTGCCGATCATCGAGATCCCCCTCGTCAACGCGTCGGAGCTGGGAGCGGTCGCCCGATTCCTGTGGGACCACGGCATCTATGTGACGCTCGCGGCCTACCCTCTCGTCCCCCATGACCGTGTCGGCTTCCGCATTCAGATCACGGCGCTCAACTCCGACGAGGACATCGACCGGCTCAACGAGACGTTGACCGCGCTCTCGGAACGCTTCGCCCTGCGGCACAGGAGCTGA
- the galE gene encoding UDP-glucose 4-epimerase GalE translates to MNTDRRRAHEGVTPTSAPSTVLVTGGAGFIGSHACVELLDHGYEVIVVDDYSNSTPQVLTRVERIAGRFVGAVYELDIRDRHALSAVFDRHSVDAVVHFAAHKAVGESTRMPVEYYDTNVGGTTALLRAMHEHGVHQLVFSSSCSIYGDAGPGPLDEATPARPTNPYAASKWICEQILADVCQRCPEYTVLCLRYFNPAGAHPSGLLGEDPYGTPDNLMPYVAQVAIGRRKRVHVFGADYPTPDGTAIRDYLHVMDTVEAHRVALDHLADGPGMRVYNLGVGKGSSVLDVITAFSEACGRPIPYEVAARRPGDVAELVADATAVARAWGWRPIRDLADTCRDAWRFQQLNPHGYAGSARRPNTKA, encoded by the coding sequence GTGAACACGGACCGACGCCGCGCGCACGAGGGAGTGACGCCCACGAGTGCACCGTCCACGGTCCTCGTCACCGGCGGAGCCGGCTTCATCGGCAGTCATGCCTGCGTCGAACTGCTCGACCACGGCTACGAGGTGATCGTGGTCGACGACTACTCCAACAGCACTCCCCAGGTCCTCACCCGCGTGGAACGGATCGCCGGCCGTTTCGTCGGTGCTGTCTATGAGCTGGACATCCGTGATCGACACGCCCTCTCGGCCGTCTTCGACCGCCACTCCGTGGACGCCGTCGTGCACTTTGCCGCGCACAAGGCAGTGGGCGAGTCGACACGGATGCCCGTCGAGTACTACGACACCAACGTCGGCGGCACGACCGCCCTGCTCCGGGCCATGCACGAGCACGGCGTGCACCAGCTCGTGTTCTCCTCCTCCTGCTCGATCTACGGCGACGCCGGACCCGGACCGCTGGACGAGGCCACCCCGGCCCGGCCCACCAATCCATACGCGGCCTCCAAATGGATCTGCGAACAGATCCTCGCCGACGTCTGCCAGCGGTGCCCCGAGTACACCGTGCTGTGTCTGCGGTACTTCAATCCGGCCGGCGCCCACCCCAGCGGGCTGCTCGGCGAGGATCCCTACGGCACGCCCGACAATCTGATGCCGTACGTGGCCCAGGTGGCCATCGGCCGACGGAAGCGGGTCCATGTGTTCGGCGCCGACTACCCCACGCCCGACGGGACCGCGATCCGCGACTACCTCCACGTCATGGACACCGTCGAGGCCCACCGCGTCGCGCTCGACCATCTCGCCGACGGACCAGGCATGCGTGTGTACAACCTGGGCGTCGGAAAGGGCAGCTCGGTCCTCGACGTCATCACCGCGTTCTCCGAGGCGTGCGGCAGGCCCATTCCGTACGAGGTCGCGGCCCGCCGCCCCGGCGACGTGGCCGAACTCGTCGCCGACGCGACCGCCGTGGCGCGGGCCTGGGGCTGGCGTCCCATCCGGGACCTCGCCGACACGTGCCGGGACGCCTGGCGGTTCCAGCAGCTCAACCCCCACGGCTATGCGGGCTCTGCTCGGCGGCCGAACACGAAGGCCTAG
- a CDS encoding oxygenase MpaB family protein, producing the protein MDAHRTGDPPIVDPGLFGPGSVTWQAHGDPMMWIAGVRALYLQALHPRAVRGVMQNSDFRKDAWGRLMRTANFVGTTTYGTTEAAEKAGARVRKIHSMLTAADPDTGERYRVDEPELLLWVHCAEIDSYLQVLRRSGFPLTETAADRYIGEHRAGARLVGLGPTEVPGDQAELAAYFEKMRPELAAGTEARDVDDFLRRPPTHPLLIPAREALWRRVANLAYASLPPYAHELYGRPAPAPAVVTRRLRLTGILLRSVPARLRWQLPPKHILRAMSRLGPGSRPAPYKVSR; encoded by the coding sequence GTGGACGCCCATCGAACTGGTGACCCCCCGATAGTCGACCCCGGCCTCTTCGGCCCCGGCTCGGTGACCTGGCAGGCGCACGGCGACCCCATGATGTGGATCGCCGGCGTCCGCGCGCTCTATCTCCAGGCGCTGCACCCGCGGGCGGTGCGCGGGGTCATGCAGAACTCGGACTTCCGCAAGGACGCCTGGGGCCGGCTCATGCGGACGGCCAACTTCGTCGGTACCACGACGTACGGCACCACGGAGGCCGCCGAGAAGGCGGGCGCCCGAGTCCGGAAGATCCACAGCATGCTCACGGCGGCCGACCCGGACACGGGGGAGCGGTACCGCGTCGACGAGCCCGAACTGCTGTTGTGGGTGCACTGCGCCGAGATCGACTCCTATCTGCAGGTCCTGCGCCGCTCCGGCTTCCCCCTCACGGAGACCGCCGCCGACCGGTACATCGGCGAACACCGGGCCGGCGCCCGCCTGGTGGGCCTCGGTCCCACCGAAGTGCCGGGCGACCAGGCGGAGTTGGCGGCCTACTTCGAGAAGATGCGGCCCGAGCTCGCCGCGGGAACCGAGGCCCGGGACGTGGACGACTTCCTGCGCAGACCGCCCACGCACCCGTTGCTCATACCGGCACGTGAAGCACTGTGGCGGCGCGTGGCGAACCTGGCGTACGCCTCCCTGCCGCCGTACGCCCATGAGTTGTACGGCAGACCGGCCCCGGCCCCGGCAGTCGTCACCCGGCGCCTGCGGCTCACCGGTATCCTGCTGCGCTCGGTTCCCGCCCGGCTGCGCTGGCAACTCCCGCCCAAACACATCCTGCGCGCCATGTCACGGCTCGGCCCCGGCTCGCGCCCGGCACCGTACAAAGTCAGCAGATAG